The Microcebus murinus isolate Inina chromosome 4, M.murinus_Inina_mat1.0, whole genome shotgun sequence genome has a segment encoding these proteins:
- the CSRP3 gene encoding cysteine and glycine-rich protein 3, with translation MPNWGGGAKCGACDKTVYHAEEIQCNGRSFHKTCFHCMACRKALDSTTVAAHESEIYCKTCYGRRYGPKGVGYGQGAGCLSTDTGEHLGLQFQQSPKQARSATTSNPSKFTAKFGESEKCPRCGKSVYAAEKVMGGGKPWHKTCFRCAICGKSLESTNVTDKDGELYCKVCYAKNFGPTGIGFGGLTQQVEKKE, from the exons ATGCCAAACTGGGGCGGAGGTGCAAAATGTGGCGCCTGCGACAAGACCGTCTATCACGCGGAGGAAATCCAGTGCAATGGAAGGAGTTTCCACAAGACCTGCTTCCACTGCA TGGCCTGCAGGAAGGCCCTGGACAGCACGACAGTGGCGGCACATGAGTCAGAGATCTACTGCAAGACCTGCTACGGACGCAGGTACGGCCCCAAGGGCGTCGGGTACGGACAAGGCGCCGGCTGCCTCAGCACGGACACGGGCGAGCACCTCGGCCTCCAGTTCCAACA GTCCCCAAAGCAGGCACGCTCAGCCACCACCAGCAACCCTTCCAAGTTCACTGCCAAGTTCGGAGAGTCGGAGAAGTGCCCTCGATGTGGAAAGTCAGTCTACGCTGCCGAGAAGGTCATGGGAGGCGGCAAG CCCTGGCACAAGACTTGTTTCCGCTGTGCCATCTGTGGGAAGAGTCTGGAGTCCACGAATGTCACTGACAAAGATGGGGAACTTTATTGCAAAG TTTGCTATGCCAAAAATTTTGGCCCCACAGGGATTGGGTTTGGAGGCCTTACACAGCAAGTggaaaagaaagagtga